CCCACGCATCCATGTGCGCCCAGATCGTATGGCCATCGGCGCGCGTGAACTGCGTGTACGGCAGGATCATGCCTTGCACGACGTATTCGCCGGCCGGCAACTGCTTCAATGAGGCCACGGGAAAGCCGAGCGTGGTGGCGTCAATCGTGACCACCTCACCGGGCCGCACTCCTTCGACATCGACGCCGAAGAACGGCTCGCTGCCGCGACTGGAACTGGCCTGCCGACGCGGCTCGCTGCGATCGGTGCGCGCGATGAAGAAGAACGCGCGCCCGGTGATCGGGCCTGCCGCAACTGACGCGTCGAAGCGGAGTTGTACCGTTTGCGCGGCGACGGGTGCGCTGATCAGCACGACGCCGGCGGCTAGCAGTGCGGCGAAACGGGTGAAGCGAAACATCGACATAGCCATCAGTGCTGGTGCGAAGAGGGAGGTGTCGCGGAGGGGGCTTCGGACGCGAGTCCGGGCGCGGTGGATTCGGGCGTGTCGGAGAGATGTTCCTGCACGATGCGCCACCGTCCGCTCTCACGGCGCCACAGCATGGTCCACGCCCCGCTCACGGTGTGCGGTGTGCCTTGTGGCGTGGTGTGCGGAATGCTGTACACGAGCGTGACCACGGCGGCATCGCGCGTGATCACATCCACGTACGTCGAGCCCAGCACGAAGCGCGGGTTCTGCATTCTGCGACCGACGCGCTGCCAGAAGCCGGCGATCTCGCCGGCGAGCGTGTCTCTGGT
Above is a genomic segment from Gemmatimonas sp. containing:
- a CDS encoding DUF4440 domain-containing protein, whose amino-acid sequence is MRPLFHRLFAAGACAAPVLSLLTACTDPLRVSPADRRAIADTLSALVINAYDFAKPEPAARLLSLYPDSGRIISAVAGRVTTTRDTLAGEIAGFWQRVGRRMQNPRFVLGSTYVDVITRDAAVVTLVYSIPHTTPQGTPHTVSGAWTMLWRRESGRWRIVQEHLSDTPESTAPGLASEAPSATPPSSHQH